CCTTGTAAAAAGAGTTGATGCTTACCTCAAAGAACACCTCAGTAAAAAATCAAAGAGGACGAATGGTATCCCTGCGAATTCCTTCTCAAGAACTAGTAGCACAAGCAGTATGGCCACCGATGAAGGGCTTCTTGAGCAACCTGAGCTCCCGGCTGCCAGCAAGACGGCGCTGGACAACATTCTTTGGCAGAGGAGTTTACAGCTGCGTGAACGACAAGACTATTGGGAGGTTAGGCATTGTCACCTATCTATTTATGTTAGGTCCTTCATTTTGACTAATCATCCCCTCCTATTCGTTTTCGTTGTGTtgagttttaaattttcttttattgattAGAAATCCGTAGAAGGTCAAAGAATGCTGGAATGTCGCAGATGTCTCCCTGCATATAAGCAGAGGGATGTGGTACTGTCAGCGATATCACAAAACCAGGTATGCCAAGCAGACAATCGAAAATTGAATATCAACTTGACAGTCTTGTTggttttttgtatttgtttcgATAACTCACATCATTTTTGGTATGTCAGGTTATTGTTGTCTCTGGAGAAACAGGTTGTGGCAAGACCACACAAATTCCACAGTTTATTTTAGAATCGGAGATTGAAGCAAACCGTGGAGCTTTATGCAGTATCATATGTACTCAACCAAGAAAAATATCTGCTATGTCTGTTTCGGAGAGGGTTGCTTGCGAGAGAGGAGAGCCGTTGGGTGAATCCGTGAGTTTTCCTACTTCTAGTTGCCTCGGAGCCTTATATTTGGAATTTCTCACTCTATTAACTGATTAAGTtctctttcttgttttcttcccCGTAATTTTGTGAAGGTTGGATATAAAGTTCGATTGGAAGGTGTTAGAGGAAGAGATACGCGGCTACTGTTTTGCACCACAGGCATTTTGTTGAGAAGGTTGTTGGTAGATCGAAGTTTAAGAGGAGTTACTCATGTTATCGTCGATGAAATTCATGAGCGTGGAATGAATGAAGGTATACTTGTCTTGTCAGGGAGCACCACGTTTTGAGCTTAGCTGGAATGCGACTATCTTACTgtattattttttgtgttttagatttCTTGCTTATCATTCTTAAAGATCTCCTACCTCGCCGCCCAGAGCTTAAGCTGATTCTGATGAGTGCAACTTTAGATGCTGAGCTTTTCTCGTCATACTTTGGTGGGGCAGGTGTAATTCACATTCCAGTAAGTAGGAAATGACTATTTGATCTTTATGGGATGATTAGCGGCTTTAGCCCCAGTGatctaatatattttacttttattttcttcctcACTATAGGGCTTTACGTATCCAGTTGGTAGTTATTTCTTAGAGGATATTCTGGAGATGTCCAGGTACAGATTGACTCCGTACAATCAAATTGATGATTATGGTCAAGAAAGATTGTGGAAGATGAACAAACAGATCCCAAGAAAAAGGAAGAGCCAAATTGCGTCTGTTGTGGAGGTATTAGAAATAGAATTTCGGTctacttttgttttgttgtacGTTTTTGGTCCTCATTTATATTTTCCCTTATGTAAACAGGATGCACTGAGAGCGGCTGATTTCAAGGAGTTTAGCCCTGAGACTCGAGTCTCTTTATCTTGTTGGAATCCTGATTGTATTGGTTTTAATCTTATAGAATCTCTCCTTTGCCATATATGTGAGAATGAGAGGCCTGGtggtattttagtttttatgacTGGATGGGATGATATCAGCTCTCTGAAAGATAAACTCCAGATTCATCCAATCTTTAGCGATCCAAACCGGGTTATGTTGCTTGCTTGCCATGGTTCTATGGCAAGCTTTGAGCAGGTGATTATAACTTTTTCTTCTGATGACTACTTGCATCTTATGCTAGTATTAGTAGAATATCACTATTGTAGTTGATCCGTGTTAATTGTAGTCTGCATTGTATAATGATTGTTTGAAAAAGAAATGCAAGTTCATCCTTTGCAGAGCTGTTATCATATTCTCTTCCCTTTGCAACCGGAACGTTTGTACGGGTGAAATCATACTTATCAGTTATTGTTTACTTTATTTTGGAATTGATGCAGAGGTTAATATTTGAAGAACCTGCAAGTGGAGTGAGAAAGATAGTTCTGGCCACTAATATCGCTGAAACGAGCATCACGATCAATGATGTTGCTTTTGTTATCGACTgtggaaaggcaaaagagacaTCCTATGATGCATTGAATAACACCCCGTGTTTGCTTCCTTCGTGGATTTCCAAGGTTTCAGCTCAGCAGGTATTGCTAGTTGTTCAGACTTGATAGCTTTCGAggatcaaataatattatttcatagTTCGTAAGGCTGCAAAGCCATTTCCCCATTAATTCATAATGGGTCATAGGGACATGGAGTAGTAATACGGTTTACGTAGACGTAGATATACcacttattagattttatttgtttgtgttaTGCGCAGTTACATTTTATATACACCTGATTATTATAATTTAGTATCAGTATCCATTTTCCAAATACCAACATTCTTAATTCTTTGAGCTTGCATTTAGTTATCTTTAGTGTTGATTTTCATGCTCTGTTTGTGATTGCAGAGAAGAGGAAGAGCTGGTCGTGTTCAACCTGGCCAGTGTTACCATCTGTACCCAAAGTGCCTATATGATGCTTTTGCAGAATATCAGTTGCCTGAAATTTTGAGAACGCCTTTACAGTCACTGTGTCTACAAATCAAAAGCTTAAATTTCGGAACCATATCTGAGTTCTTATCAAGGGCACTGCAATCTCCAGAACTATTGGCGGTATGGTTAGATGTTCTTATTTAGAACTTTACTTATGTTAAGGTGGTTGCTTTAAACCAACCTTAAAGCACTCAGTGAAATAGTAATATCTTCAGTCTAATTTCGTTTGCTTCATGTATGGTTTCTTCTACTTTGCCCGCAGGTTCAAAAGGCCATTGAATATCTTAAGACAATAGGGGCATTGGATGAGAATGAACAGCTCACAGCTCTAGGTAAGAAGTAAAATGCTTTCATCTGAATCATAGCACTTTTGAGTAGCAGGACTAAAGTTTATCTCATGTGGCTGAAATTTGTTGCAGGTCGTTATTTGGCGAAGCTTCCCATGGAGCCAAAGCTTGGAAAAATGCTCATACTAGGAGCTATTCTAGGTTGCCTTGATACCATATTGACTGTTGCGGCTGGCCTGAGTGTGAGAGATCCTTTCTTGACACCTCTGGACAAGAAGGATGTAAGTCATCCCACCATGTATAAAACTAAATGCAGCTTAACTACGTATATCTAGCACTCTATACTCATCTATTGGTCTCTTGTTTTACCCAAACTCAAAGACATCTCGTCTTGAAATATGATGTTTTGCTTTTAACTCTCACAGCTCGCAGAAGCCGCCAAATCCCAGTTTTCACGTGATCACAGTGATCATCTTGCACTTGTTCGGGCATATGAAGGGTATAAAAGAGCTGAGGAAGAGGCTGGGGTTTATGATTACTGCTGGAAAAACTTTCTCTCAATACAGTCGATGAGAGCTGTTGATTCTCTCCGAAAAGAGTTCTTCTCATTACTCAAGGATACCGGATTAATAGATGGAACTCCAGCGACCTGCAAGTcaggagggaatgatgagaatcTTACCCGAGCAGTTATTTGCTATGGATTGTATCCAGGAATCTGCTCGGTTGTGGTTAGTACTTCTCCTGTCCTGCTCTCTCTTCTATTCAGCTGTGTGCATTATTGAgcatttatttatatgaatcaTGCAGCATAATGAGAGAGCATTTTCCTTGAAGACTATGGAGGATGGCCAAGTTCTTCTTTATTCGGTATGCTTCCATccagaaaaaaattaatgagaGTATTACGAAACACTACTGTTCGTTGAAAATTTATTACATTTCTTTTTCTATAGAATTCTGTAAATGCTCGGGAAACAAAAATACCATATCCGTGGTTGGTTTTCAACGAGAAGATAAAAGTGAACTCTATATTCGTGAGGGATTCAACAGCTGTGTCTGACTCTGTGCTTATCCTCTTTGGCGGTAGCGTTTCCAAAGGAGATTTTGTGAGCTTCTCTGCCTATCGTTTTTTTGCGTGTGCTTCTGTTACTTTGTTGACAGACAGGACTGACATAAAATTTTATCGCCAAcctcttgtttttgtttttggtaggATGGCCACCTCAAAATGTTGGGAGGATACTTGGATTTTTTCATGAAACCTGCTGTTGCAGAGATGTACCAGACCTTGAAGAAAGAGCTTGACGAGCTGATACAGAGCAAAGTGAGTTCCATAATATCTCAAAACTAGTCAGCTCTGTTTGTGTATTTCAACTGTGTTTACAGATCTGGTCAGTGAAAAAACATCtgaattatgaatattttttcaataacttttcagTTACTTAATCCTAAAATGGATATTCAAGCACACCGTGACCTCTTATTGGCTGTAAGGTTATTGGTCTCTGAGGATAGATGTGATGGGAGCTTTGTGTTTGGTCGGCAAGCACTTAAGCCT
This genomic interval from Brassica napus cultivar Da-Ae chromosome A6, Da-Ae, whole genome shotgun sequence contains the following:
- the LOC106401467 gene encoding DExH-box ATP-dependent RNA helicase DExH5, mitochondrial, whose translation is MKDRLPPPSLYVPPHQRLRSTPPAYAFHPLPLPHTQSQKPPLLPTRFVSAYDDSVSEVASLPEPVAFHCANLGEWRRNLSMLLRDPVKQEVISREKKDRRDFDKLAALATSLGLYSQAYAKVVVFSKIPLPNYRFDLDDKRPLREVSVHTDLVKRVDAYLKEHLSKKSKRTNGIPANSFSRTSSTSSMATDEGLLEQPELPAASKTALDNILWQRSLQLRERQDYWEKSVEGQRMLECRRCLPAYKQRDVVLSAISQNQVIVVSGETGCGKTTQIPQFILESEIEANRGALCSIICTQPRKISAMSVSERVACERGEPLGESVGYKVRLEGVRGRDTRLLFCTTGILLRRLLVDRSLRGVTHVIVDEIHERGMNEDFLLIILKDLLPRRPELKLILMSATLDAELFSSYFGGAGVIHIPGFTYPVGSYFLEDILEMSRYRLTPYNQIDDYGQERLWKMNKQIPRKRKSQIASVVEDALRAADFKEFSPETRVSLSCWNPDCIGFNLIESLLCHICENERPGGILVFMTGWDDISSLKDKLQIHPIFSDPNRVMLLACHGSMASFEQRLIFEEPASGVRKIVLATNIAETSITINDVAFVIDCGKAKETSYDALNNTPCLLPSWISKVSAQQRRGRAGRVQPGQCYHLYPKCLYDAFAEYQLPEILRTPLQSLCLQIKSLNFGTISEFLSRALQSPELLAVQKAIEYLKTIGALDENEQLTALGRYLAKLPMEPKLGKMLILGAILGCLDTILTVAAGLSVRDPFLTPLDKKDLAEAAKSQFSRDHSDHLALVRAYEGYKRAEEEAGVYDYCWKNFLSIQSMRAVDSLRKEFFSLLKDTGLIDGTPATCKSGGNDENLTRAVICYGLYPGICSVVHNERAFSLKTMEDGQVLLYSNSVNARETKIPYPWLVFNEKIKVNSIFVRDSTAVSDSVLILFGGSVSKGDFDGHLKMLGGYLDFFMKPAVAEMYQTLKKELDELIQSKLLNPKMDIQAHRDLLLAVRLLVSEDRCDGSFVFGRQALKPLGTSAVSTQPTLVSRTESGPGGDNSKSQLQTMLTRAGHAAPMYKTKQLKNSKFQSTVEFNGTQIMGQPCSNKKTAEKDAAAEAIRWLMGGAKESHEHVNHMSNLLKRSKKVHL